A window from Shimia isoporae encodes these proteins:
- a CDS encoding MOSC domain-containing protein, translating into MTPTLEDLSEALSHILAAPKDGAAISHLCLRPKRNTRKFVDEITLTKAKGIPGERWLTQPWIRLDNGDPHPGIQVCIIPKRLLDLVWRPEGDALHPGDTFAADIDTSEANMPEGQLLSVGSAVIRVSEVFNDACVKWKARYGKDVFDWVRYPEHKEYRFRGLLCSIEQDGVIRTGDVLRKVPV; encoded by the coding sequence TTGACGCCAACGCTTGAAGACCTGAGTGAGGCCCTGTCTCATATACTGGCCGCTCCCAAAGACGGGGCGGCCATCTCGCATTTATGCCTTCGCCCCAAACGAAACACGCGCAAGTTTGTCGATGAAATCACACTCACCAAGGCAAAGGGTATTCCGGGCGAGCGTTGGCTGACTCAGCCGTGGATCCGGTTGGACAACGGCGATCCACATCCCGGAATCCAAGTTTGCATCATACCCAAACGGTTGCTTGATCTGGTTTGGCGACCGGAAGGAGATGCGCTGCATCCTGGCGATACATTCGCGGCGGACATCGACACGTCGGAGGCAAACATGCCTGAAGGACAACTTTTGTCCGTCGGCTCGGCTGTGATCCGAGTGTCGGAAGTGTTCAACGATGCCTGTGTGAAATGGAAAGCGCGATACGGAAAAGACGTTTTTGACTGGGTGCGCTATCCCGAACACAAAGAATACAGGTTTCGGGGTCTTTTGTGTTCCATTGAACAGGATGGCGTCATCCGAACTGGTGACGTGCTGCGCAAGGTTCCTGTGTAG